One window of Aerosakkonema funiforme FACHB-1375 genomic DNA carries:
- a CDS encoding DUF29 domain-containing protein yields MTHNLSDIESKTSQLYETDFYAWTQAQAKFLRDRKWDFLDIANLVEEIESLGNQERQELRNCLGVLLGHLLKWEFQPSHRSKSWVATIREQRRRILEKLEDNPSLKPFLPEAIEKAYRDGVDLAVRETPLDYEDFPAECPYSLAQVLDSQFFPGEQIE; encoded by the coding sequence ATGACTCACAATTTATCGGATATTGAAAGTAAAACTTCCCAATTGTACGAGACAGATTTCTATGCTTGGACGCAAGCACAAGCAAAATTTCTCCGAGATAGAAAGTGGGATTTTTTGGATATCGCAAACTTGGTTGAGGAGATCGAATCTTTGGGTAACCAAGAACGACAGGAATTGAGGAATTGTTTGGGCGTTTTGTTAGGGCATTTGCTAAAGTGGGAATTTCAGCCCAGTCATCGTTCTAAAAGTTGGGTTGCTACGATTCGGGAACAGCGTCGCCGCATTCTGGAAAAGCTTGAGGATAACCCAAGTTTGAAACCTTTTTTACCTGAAGCAATAGAGAAAGCTTATCGGGATGGGGTAGATTTGGCTGTGCGCGAAACACCTTTGGACTACGAAGATTTTCCCGCTGAATGTCCTTATAGTTTAGCGCAAGTATTAGATTCCCAGTTTTTTCCTGGCGAACAAATTGAGTAA
- the dtd gene encoding D-aminoacyl-tRNA deacylase gives MRVVVQRVKSSQVSIAGEVVGKIGRGLNLLVGIASTDTEAELDWMVRKCLELRLFANEENGSGRWEKSVQEIGGELLVVSQFTLYGDCRKGRRPSFDRSAAPEVAKNLYDRFVDKLRQSGLRVQTGEFGAMMQVAIENDGPVTLLLEREAS, from the coding sequence ATGCGCGTAGTTGTTCAAAGAGTCAAATCTTCTCAAGTTTCGATCGCAGGTGAAGTCGTCGGCAAAATTGGTCGAGGACTAAACTTGCTTGTGGGTATTGCCAGCACGGATACGGAAGCAGAACTTGACTGGATGGTTCGCAAGTGCTTGGAATTGCGTCTGTTTGCGAATGAGGAAAATGGTTCGGGTCGCTGGGAAAAGTCGGTACAAGAAATTGGCGGCGAATTGCTGGTAGTGAGTCAGTTTACCTTGTATGGGGATTGTCGTAAAGGTCGCCGTCCTTCTTTCGATCGGTCAGCTGCACCGGAAGTGGCAAAAAATTTGTACGATCGCTTTGTGGATAAGTTACGCCAAAGTGGTTTGCGGGTGCAAACTGGTGAGTTTGGGGCGATGATGCAGGTGGCGATCGAAAATGATGGCCCCGTCACCCTGCTGCTGGAGAGAGAGGCGTCGTAG
- a CDS encoding CobW family GTP-binding protein — MQSAVSPDQSQAMDVPKRGLPVTIITGFLGSGKTTLLNHILKNQEGVKTAVLVNEFGEVGIDNELIISTDDDMVELSNGCICCTINNDLVNAVYKVLERQDQIDYLVVETTGLADPLPVALTFLGTELRDLTRLDSIVTVVDSANYSLDLFNSQAAYNQIAYGDIIVLNKVDLVDEADVDNLEVRIRDIKQGARILRTTKSQVPLPLILSVGLFESDKYFESEQSEHGHDHHDHHDHDHHDHHDHHDHHDHHDHHDHDHHDHSACDHDHGHCAHDHDHDHDHHHHHHSNHLENDGFTSISFQSDKPFAIKKFQHFLDNQLPANVFRAKGIMWFDESPRRHVFHLCGKRFTIEDEDWKGQPKNQLVLIGQGLDRETLLKQIEKCLCLPSSNRGKGFGK; from the coding sequence ATGCAATCAGCAGTTTCTCCCGACCAATCTCAGGCAATGGATGTTCCGAAACGCGGTTTGCCTGTAACGATTATCACTGGATTTCTCGGTAGCGGTAAGACCACTCTGCTCAACCACATTTTGAAGAATCAGGAGGGCGTTAAGACAGCTGTTCTGGTCAATGAATTTGGCGAAGTTGGTATTGACAACGAACTGATTATATCCACCGACGATGACATGGTGGAACTGAGTAACGGTTGTATTTGCTGCACCATTAATAACGATCTGGTAAATGCAGTTTATAAAGTTTTAGAACGCCAAGACCAAATAGATTATTTAGTAGTGGAGACGACGGGATTGGCAGATCCCCTACCTGTGGCTCTCACGTTCTTAGGTACGGAATTGCGCGATTTGACTCGCTTGGATTCGATCGTCACGGTGGTGGATTCCGCCAATTACAGCCTCGATTTGTTCAACAGCCAAGCGGCTTACAATCAGATTGCCTACGGCGATATCATTGTTCTAAATAAGGTCGATTTGGTCGATGAAGCTGATGTTGATAACCTAGAAGTAAGGATTCGCGATATCAAACAAGGAGCAAGGATTTTGCGTACAACTAAATCGCAAGTTCCTCTGCCTTTGATTCTCAGTGTTGGTTTGTTTGAGTCGGATAAGTATTTTGAATCTGAGCAATCAGAACACGGTCACGACCATCACGACCATCACGACCACGACCATCACGACCATCACGACCATCACGATCATCACGACCATCACGACCATCACGACCACGACCATCACGATCATTCTGCCTGCGATCATGACCACGGTCATTGCGCTCACGACCACGACCACGACCACGATCATCACCATCACCATCATTCCAATCACTTAGAAAATGATGGTTTTACCTCAATTTCCTTCCAAAGCGATAAGCCTTTTGCGATTAAGAAATTTCAACATTTCTTAGATAATCAATTGCCTGCAAATGTGTTCCGTGCCAAGGGAATTATGTGGTTCGATGAAAGCCCTCGCCGTCACGTATTCCATTTGTGCGGAAAGCGTTTCACAATTGAAGATGAAGATTGGAAAGGTCAACCGAAGAATCAGTTAGTGTTGATCGGTCAAGGTCTCGATCGCGAAACGCTACTCAAGCAAATCGAAAAATGCCTTTGCTTGCCTTCAAGCAATCGCGGTAAAGGATTTGGGAAATAA
- the cysS gene encoding cysteine--tRNA ligase has product MTLTLYDTLTRRKQIFEPLEAGKVKMYCCGVTVYDYCHLGHARCYIVWDMVRRYLQWRGYDVRYVQNFTDIDDKILNRAREQGLSMEVVAEKFIDAYFEDMKRLNVMDADEYPRATHTLDGIKRLIHQLEHKGYAYPSAGDVYYKVREFPEYGKLSGRNLAELQAGASGRVEEEDPDAPKKQDPFDFALWKAAKAGEPFWESPWGAGRPGWHIECSAMVRQSLGDTIDIHCGGNELAFPHHENEIAQSEAVTGKQLARYWLHNGMINVDGKKMSKSLGNFITIRQLLDGQNAPEAMAIRLFVLQTNYSKPIDFTQDAIAFAQNSWNTLKEGLLFGDRFGSGLGWKWEAEENPSIQNPEVEKFQAAMDDDFNSPVALAVLFELAKELGKEGNILVHEGKTKTSPEVLEQQWRTLVTLAGVLGLSAKPEDKPSQPSDGLSDATIEALIAQRQAARKAKNFAESDRIRNELQAQGITLIDTPQGTRWHRN; this is encoded by the coding sequence ATGACCCTGACGCTTTACGATACGCTGACTCGTCGCAAACAAATTTTTGAACCCCTGGAAGCGGGGAAGGTGAAAATGTACTGCTGCGGCGTGACAGTGTATGACTACTGCCACTTGGGTCATGCGCGTTGCTACATTGTCTGGGATATGGTGCGCCGCTATTTACAATGGCGGGGTTACGATGTGCGTTACGTCCAGAATTTCACCGATATCGACGATAAAATTCTCAATCGCGCCAGGGAACAAGGATTATCGATGGAAGTTGTCGCTGAGAAATTTATCGATGCCTATTTTGAGGATATGAAACGGCTGAATGTGATGGACGCCGATGAATATCCCCGTGCGACCCACACCCTGGATGGAATTAAACGACTGATTCACCAGTTGGAACACAAAGGTTACGCTTACCCATCTGCTGGGGATGTTTATTACAAAGTGCGGGAATTTCCGGAATATGGCAAGCTTTCCGGTCGCAATTTGGCAGAATTGCAGGCTGGGGCTAGCGGTAGAGTGGAAGAAGAAGACCCGGACGCGCCAAAGAAACAAGACCCGTTTGATTTTGCGCTGTGGAAGGCGGCGAAAGCGGGAGAACCTTTCTGGGAGTCGCCTTGGGGTGCCGGTCGTCCGGGGTGGCATATCGAATGCTCGGCGATGGTACGTCAGTCTTTGGGCGATACTATTGATATTCACTGCGGGGGTAACGAACTGGCATTTCCCCACCACGAGAATGAAATAGCCCAATCTGAGGCTGTGACTGGTAAGCAGTTAGCGCGTTACTGGCTGCACAACGGCATGATCAATGTGGATGGGAAGAAAATGTCTAAATCTTTGGGCAATTTCATCACTATCCGTCAGTTGTTGGATGGGCAGAATGCACCGGAGGCGATGGCGATCAGGTTATTTGTTTTGCAAACAAATTACAGCAAGCCGATCGATTTTACCCAGGATGCGATCGCATTCGCCCAAAATAGCTGGAACACTCTTAAAGAAGGTCTGTTGTTTGGCGATCGATTCGGTTCTGGGCTAGGTTGGAAATGGGAAGCAGAGGAAAATCCCTCCATCCAAAATCCCGAAGTGGAAAAATTCCAAGCCGCGATGGATGATGACTTCAACTCCCCAGTAGCTTTGGCAGTTTTATTCGAGTTAGCCAAAGAATTAGGCAAGGAAGGTAATATCCTCGTCCACGAAGGCAAAACCAAGACATCGCCGGAAGTGTTAGAACAACAATGGCGCACCTTAGTTACGCTTGCAGGAGTTTTGGGATTGTCAGCCAAGCCAGAAGATAAACCATCTCAACCTTCTGATGGTTTAAGTGATGCGACAATTGAAGCTTTAATTGCACAGCGACAAGCAGCAAGAAAAGCGAAAAACTTTGCCGAAAGCGATCGCATTCGCAACGAACTGCAAGCCCAAGGCATTACCCTCATCGATACCCCACAAGGTACGCGATGGCATCGCAATTAA
- the cobM gene encoding precorrin-4 C(11)-methyltransferase: MSPTPPLSPAVYIVGAGPGDPDLLTVKAQKILAQADVILFADSLVPKQILQGVRTDAEIIRTANKTLEDILPIMIERVRSHKSVVRLHSGDPSLYSAIHEQMLALAEADVPVEVIPGISAFQAAAAKLKVELTVPELVQTIILTRISGNASSVPEQEELATLAAHQASLCLYLSARHVEDAQIKLMEHYPADTPVAICYRLGWPDEKILLLPLHQMAEVTRRENLIRTTLYVISPALAAEKGRSRLYHPQHSHLFRQKSANG; encoded by the coding sequence ATGTCTCCCACTCCCCCCCTCTCTCCAGCAGTTTATATTGTAGGTGCCGGCCCGGGCGATCCGGATTTATTGACCGTCAAGGCACAGAAAATTTTGGCGCAGGCAGATGTCATTTTATTTGCTGACTCGCTGGTGCCAAAACAAATTTTACAGGGGGTGCGTACTGATGCAGAAATTATCCGCACTGCAAATAAGACGCTAGAAGATATTCTGCCGATCATGATAGAGAGGGTGCGATCGCACAAATCTGTCGTCCGTCTCCACTCCGGCGACCCCAGTCTCTACAGCGCCATCCACGAACAAATGCTAGCTTTGGCAGAAGCAGATGTTCCTGTTGAGGTCATACCCGGAATCAGCGCTTTCCAAGCAGCTGCCGCCAAGCTGAAAGTCGAGTTAACTGTACCGGAACTCGTACAAACAATTATCCTCACCCGCATTAGCGGTAACGCTTCATCTGTACCCGAACAGGAAGAATTGGCAACTCTGGCGGCGCATCAAGCGAGTTTGTGTCTTTACCTGAGTGCGCGTCATGTGGAAGATGCCCAAATCAAACTGATGGAACATTATCCCGCCGATACACCCGTAGCGATTTGCTATCGGCTGGGTTGGCCTGATGAAAAAATTTTACTGCTTCCCCTGCATCAAATGGCAGAGGTAACGCGGCGAGAAAACTTAATCCGCACCACGCTTTATGTCATCAGTCCGGCTTTGGCAGCAGAGAAAGGACGATCGCGTCTTTACCATCCGCAACACTCCCACTTGTTCCGTCAGAAGTCAGCCAATGGATAA
- a CDS encoding dienelactone hydrolase family protein yields the protein MKEITRRKFMIVSTLAAGFALAVQPISAQVINTNTQGLIAGEVKIPVEDGEIPAYRAMPATGSNFPVVLVVQEIFGVHEHIQDICRRFAKLGYLAIAPELFARQGDVSQLSNIEEIISKVVSKVPDSQVMSDLDATVNWAKNSSKGNIDKLGITGFCWGGRIVWLYAAYSPKVKAGVAWYGRLVGESTSLTPKYPVDIAPYLKAPVLGLYGGKDNGIPNDTVERMRQALKEGESRSEIVLYQNAPHGFFADYRPSYQKQEAEDGWKRLLAWFKQYGVG from the coding sequence ATGAAAGAAATTACGCGCCGGAAATTTATGATTGTGAGTACGCTGGCAGCTGGGTTTGCGTTAGCAGTGCAGCCAATTTCTGCCCAAGTTATCAATACAAATACTCAAGGATTGATAGCTGGAGAAGTAAAAATTCCCGTCGAGGATGGTGAAATTCCAGCTTATCGCGCTATGCCTGCAACTGGCAGTAATTTTCCCGTAGTGTTGGTAGTGCAAGAAATCTTTGGCGTACACGAACATATCCAAGATATTTGCCGCCGCTTTGCCAAGTTGGGATATTTAGCGATCGCACCCGAACTTTTTGCCCGTCAAGGTGATGTTTCCCAACTGAGTAACATTGAAGAAATTATCTCCAAAGTTGTCTCTAAAGTGCCAGATTCCCAAGTAATGTCCGACTTGGATGCCACTGTTAATTGGGCTAAAAATTCGAGTAAAGGCAATATCGACAAACTCGGAATCACCGGTTTTTGTTGGGGTGGACGAATTGTTTGGTTGTATGCAGCTTACAGCCCTAAAGTTAAAGCTGGTGTTGCTTGGTACGGACGCTTGGTGGGTGAGTCAACTTCTCTCACTCCCAAATATCCAGTTGACATTGCCCCATATTTGAAAGCGCCAGTTTTGGGACTTTACGGCGGTAAGGATAACGGTATTCCCAACGATACCGTAGAAAGAATGCGTCAGGCGCTTAAAGAAGGAGAAAGCCGTTCGGAAATTGTCCTTTACCAAAATGCGCCCCACGGTTTCTTTGCTGATTATCGCCCATCTTATCAGAAGCAAGAAGCTGAAGATGGATGGAAACGCTTGCTGGCTTGGTTTAAACAGTATGGAGTTGGGTAA
- a CDS encoding KGG domain-containing protein, translated as MSDKDNNTSKRGFASMDEEKQREIASKGGKAAHEKGTAHEFTHEEAVEAGRKGGEAVSQDREHMSEIGRKGGKS; from the coding sequence ATGAGTGACAAAGATAACAACACCAGCAAACGAGGCTTTGCATCTATGGACGAAGAAAAGCAGCGCGAAATTGCCAGTAAAGGTGGTAAGGCTGCTCATGAAAAAGGTACTGCCCACGAGTTCACTCATGAAGAAGCTGTAGAAGCTGGACGCAAAGGCGGGGAAGCGGTCAGTCAAGACAGAGAACATATGTCCGAGATTGGACGCAAAGGCGGTAAGTCTTAA
- a CDS encoding zf-TFIIB domain-containing protein, which produces MKHLKCPKCKGSLEKIIYSSIEVDRCIDCKGIWFDSQGAKRLKKIKGSESIDIGDPLTGSKFNQIGNINCPKCSTQMTKMVDLKQSHIWYEKCPVCCGTWFDAGEFKDYKQQGILEMFKDIFAKERR; this is translated from the coding sequence ATGAAACATTTAAAGTGTCCAAAATGTAAAGGCAGCTTAGAAAAAATTATCTATAGCAGTATTGAAGTCGATCGCTGCATTGATTGCAAAGGTATTTGGTTTGACTCCCAAGGCGCTAAACGACTGAAGAAAATTAAAGGTTCTGAAAGTATAGATATTGGTGACCCCCTAACAGGCAGTAAATTCAACCAAATCGGGAATATAAATTGTCCTAAATGCAGCACACAAATGACTAAAATGGTCGATTTAAAACAATCGCATATTTGGTATGAAAAATGTCCCGTATGCTGCGGCACTTGGTTTGATGCCGGCGAATTTAAAGATTACAAGCAACAAGGAATCCTGGAAATGTTTAAAGATATTTTTGCGAAAGAAAGACGTTAG
- a CDS encoding flavin reductase family protein, translated as MLDEQAKKTLLRKIPHGLYICGVKNGEEVNGFTASWVMQGSFQPPLVVNCVKQDSKSHASIAASGVFALSFLEAGQKDLAQKFFKPQRRVGNKFEDVDFYLGEQTGCPIISDSLGYVECRVVGAVDRGDHTVYVGEVIGAGVHREGEPLLLESTGWQYGG; from the coding sequence TTGTTAGACGAACAAGCCAAAAAGACTCTTCTGCGAAAAATTCCCCACGGACTTTATATCTGTGGCGTCAAAAACGGCGAAGAAGTGAACGGCTTCACCGCCAGCTGGGTAATGCAAGGTTCTTTTCAACCACCCTTAGTGGTAAATTGCGTTAAGCAAGATTCAAAATCCCACGCCTCGATCGCAGCCAGCGGCGTCTTTGCCCTCAGCTTCCTGGAAGCAGGACAAAAAGATTTAGCCCAAAAATTCTTCAAACCCCAGCGTCGCGTCGGCAATAAATTTGAGGATGTGGACTTCTACCTGGGAGAACAAACCGGCTGTCCGATTATATCGGATTCCTTGGGTTATGTGGAATGCAGGGTTGTCGGCGCAGTAGATCGAGGAGACCATACCGTTTATGTCGGCGAAGTAATTGGCGCAGGCGTTCACCGGGAAGGCGAACCTCTTTTGTTGGAAAGCACCGGCTGGCAATACGGCGGGTAA
- a CDS encoding phenylpyruvate tautomerase MIF-related protein, giving the protein MPLIKVQTSVATADKSQVDSLLKTLSSKLSKHLGKPESYVMTAFEPNMAMTFAGTTDPVCYIEIKNIGSMSPSQTKSMSQDFCQQINEALGVPVDRIYIEFADAKGSMWGWNKSTFG; this is encoded by the coding sequence ATGCCTCTAATCAAAGTGCAAACTTCTGTAGCTACAGCAGATAAATCGCAAGTTGATTCGCTACTCAAAACCCTTTCGTCTAAGTTATCCAAACATTTGGGCAAACCGGAATCTTACGTGATGACTGCGTTTGAGCCAAATATGGCCATGACTTTTGCTGGCACGACAGATCCAGTCTGCTATATAGAAATTAAAAATATTGGCAGCATGAGTCCATCGCAAACCAAATCGATGAGTCAGGATTTTTGCCAGCAGATAAATGAGGCGTTGGGTGTACCAGTCGATCGCATCTACATCGAATTTGCCGATGCAAAAGGTTCCATGTGGGGCTGGAACAAATCGACTTTTGGTTAA
- a CDS encoding peptidoglycan-binding domain-containing protein translates to MNTKLELVNTINDAALAGPVLYPWDSGPAVAQLQEFLCAHGFMMRVDGDYGSVTEAAVKTFQRQQGLRANGIVDAKTWAALKGTVLPGTRILKLGHSGGDVRELQGLLQVHGYNVIRNGIFNSDTKLAVIAFQQKHKLKANGMVDRITWTILRGGSPLPPLPEQGRWYINFRKWW, encoded by the coding sequence ATGAATACCAAATTGGAATTGGTAAATACTATCAATGATGCTGCCCTGGCTGGCCCAGTGTTGTATCCCTGGGATTCTGGCCCTGCCGTAGCGCAATTGCAAGAATTTTTATGCGCTCACGGTTTTATGATGCGCGTAGATGGAGATTACGGTAGCGTCACCGAAGCTGCTGTCAAAACATTTCAACGTCAACAGGGATTGAGAGCGAATGGCATAGTCGATGCCAAAACCTGGGCAGCATTAAAAGGAACAGTTCTACCAGGAACTCGCATCCTCAAACTAGGGCATAGCGGTGGCGATGTGCGCGAACTGCAAGGGCTGTTGCAAGTTCACGGGTATAACGTCATCAGGAACGGGATCTTTAACTCAGATACCAAGTTGGCCGTAATTGCCTTTCAGCAAAAACATAAATTAAAAGCTAACGGAATGGTAGACCGGATTACTTGGACAATATTGCGAGGTGGTTCTCCCCTACCTCCTCTTCCCGAACAGGGTCGATGGTATATCAATTTCCGGAAGTGGTGGTAG
- the coaD gene encoding pantetheine-phosphate adenylyltransferase yields MIAIYPGSFDPITLGHLDVIQRGSRLFDRVVVAVLRNPNKMPMFTVQERLEQIRLSTQHLPNVEVDSFDGLTVNYAQMRQATVIVRGLRVLSDFEKELQMAHTNKTLLDRIETVFLATSTEYGFLSSSVVKEIARFGGSVDHLVPKHVALDIYKKCYAKTYPESAPTATNPEPKMNCPSVEKQA; encoded by the coding sequence GTGATTGCAATCTATCCCGGCAGCTTCGATCCCATTACTCTCGGACACCTCGATGTCATACAGCGAGGGTCTAGGCTATTCGATCGAGTGGTCGTGGCAGTGCTACGCAATCCCAATAAAATGCCCATGTTTACTGTGCAAGAGCGGCTGGAACAGATTCGCTTATCCACGCAACACCTACCCAATGTGGAGGTAGACAGCTTTGACGGCCTGACCGTAAACTATGCCCAAATGCGGCAAGCCACTGTGATCGTTCGGGGTCTGCGGGTGCTTTCTGACTTTGAAAAAGAGTTGCAGATGGCGCATACTAATAAGACCCTCTTAGATCGAATTGAGACAGTTTTTCTGGCTACCTCTACTGAATATGGTTTCTTAAGTAGTAGCGTGGTAAAAGAGATAGCAAGATTTGGCGGCTCTGTCGATCATCTTGTCCCCAAGCACGTTGCTTTAGATATTTACAAAAAATGTTACGCCAAGACTTACCCCGAATCGGCCCCGACAGCGACGAACCCAGAACCCAAGATGAACTGTCCCAGCGTGGAGAAACAGGCGTAG
- a CDS encoding ATP synthase subunit B family protein yields MLRQDLPRIGPDSDEPRTQDELSQRGETGVDIQRELNRLEEMILDSPRIPLTRRTVIDEEQLLEQLDLIRLNLPNAFEEAEAIIREKEELLLQAEQYAHKMIEAASQRAAQILDETGIVRQAKQEAQQLWQMVQQECEAAQEQTLAEIERMHREAQQELEELRAKAIAEANAIQNGADDYAEKMLNSIEQHLNEMLRVVRNGRQQLQPGESPLPTQKTSPIPPFPRQSSQTPPKK; encoded by the coding sequence ATGTTACGCCAAGACTTACCCCGAATCGGCCCCGACAGCGACGAACCCAGAACCCAAGATGAACTGTCCCAGCGTGGAGAAACAGGCGTAGATATTCAGCGAGAACTCAACCGCCTAGAGGAAATGATTCTCGATAGTCCGCGCATCCCACTGACTCGTCGCACCGTAATCGATGAAGAACAGTTGCTGGAGCAATTGGATCTGATCAGATTGAATTTGCCTAATGCTTTTGAAGAAGCAGAAGCAATTATCCGCGAGAAGGAAGAGTTGCTTCTGCAAGCGGAACAGTACGCCCATAAAATGATTGAGGCCGCCTCGCAACGCGCTGCCCAGATTTTAGATGAAACGGGCATTGTCCGACAGGCAAAACAGGAGGCGCAACAACTTTGGCAAATGGTTCAGCAGGAGTGCGAGGCTGCACAAGAACAGACTTTGGCTGAAATCGAGCGGATGCACCGAGAAGCTCAGCAGGAACTGGAGGAACTCCGCGCTAAAGCGATCGCAGAAGCTAACGCCATCCAAAACGGCGCTGATGATTATGCGGAAAAGATGCTCAACAGCATCGAACAGCATTTGAATGAAATGCTGCGGGTGGTACGCAACGGACGCCAGCAACTCCAACCTGGCGAATCTCCCTTGCCGACACAAAAAACTTCTCCAATTCCTCCATTTCCTCGCCAATCTTCCCAAACACCACCTAAGAAGTAA
- a CDS encoding lipid-A-disaccharide synthase-related protein translates to MKLLCLSNGHGEDAIAVRILQRLQQHPNAPKLAALPIVGEGQAYTDLGIPIIAPTRKMPSGGFIYMDGRHFWRDIRSGLLQLLWWQFRAVQGWKQQGGSVLAVGDIVPLLFAWLSGSPYAFVGTAKSEYYLRDETGPLVRKSRMQRWEGWSGSDYLPWERWLMSRKRCKAVFPRDKLTTETLLKWSIPAFDMGNPMMDDLESETAKVAFYAGDAEKQEQERSLVITLLPGSRAPEAYANWQQIVQAVTGVMDAFARKGVLFLGAIAPTLSLDSLRETLEAQGWSWQSPQQSESHLPISDPTASVFTQRKCTLILTQRAFADCLQQGDFAIAMAGTATEQFVGLGKPAISIPGKGPQFTPAFAEAQTRLLGPSLILVEQPAEVAKTIQSLLRDPDRLQMIAENGLLRMGKPGAAQRIADCLIEKLLA, encoded by the coding sequence ATGAAGTTACTTTGCTTGAGCAACGGTCACGGCGAGGATGCGATCGCTGTCCGCATATTGCAGCGACTACAGCAGCATCCCAACGCCCCCAAATTAGCAGCCTTACCCATAGTTGGGGAGGGCCAAGCCTACACCGATCTGGGAATTCCCATCATCGCTCCAACGCGGAAAATGCCTTCCGGTGGCTTTATATATATGGATGGGCGTCATTTCTGGCGAGATATCCGTAGTGGCTTGTTGCAACTGCTGTGGTGGCAGTTTAGGGCTGTGCAGGGTTGGAAACAACAGGGAGGATCTGTCTTGGCGGTGGGAGATATTGTCCCTTTATTGTTTGCCTGGTTGAGCGGATCTCCCTATGCTTTCGTCGGTACTGCTAAGTCAGAATATTATCTGCGGGATGAAACAGGCCCACTGGTAAGAAAATCCCGTATGCAGCGCTGGGAAGGGTGGTCTGGATCGGATTATCTGCCTTGGGAAAGATGGCTGATGAGTCGGAAGCGTTGTAAGGCTGTGTTTCCACGGGATAAGCTGACGACAGAAACGCTGCTGAAATGGTCAATCCCAGCTTTCGATATGGGGAATCCGATGATGGATGACCTGGAATCTGAGACTGCAAAGGTGGCTTTTTATGCTGGAGATGCGGAGAAACAGGAACAGGAACGATCGCTTGTCATTACTCTTCTACCAGGTTCTAGAGCGCCAGAAGCCTACGCCAATTGGCAGCAAATCGTACAAGCTGTGACTGGGGTGATGGATGCTTTCGCTCGTAAAGGTGTGCTGTTTCTGGGTGCGATCGCACCTACACTCAGTTTAGATTCTTTGCGTGAAACTCTGGAAGCTCAAGGCTGGTCTTGGCAATCTCCCCAACAAAGCGAATCCCATCTGCCGATTTCTGACCCTACAGCATCGGTGTTTACCCAGCGCAAATGCACTCTTATTCTCACCCAACGAGCTTTTGCCGATTGCTTGCAACAAGGAGATTTTGCGATCGCGATGGCAGGAACCGCTACAGAACAATTTGTGGGTTTGGGTAAACCGGCGATCTCTATCCCAGGTAAAGGCCCACAATTTACCCCCGCCTTCGCAGAAGCGCAAACCAGGCTTTTGGGGCCCTCTTTAATTTTGGTGGAACAGCCTGCCGAAGTAGCCAAAACTATACAGTCTTTGCTGCGCGATCCCGATCGCTTACAAATGATTGCAGAAAACGGACTCCTTCGTATGGGTAAGCCCGGAGCCGCCCAGCGCATTGCCGATTGTCTGATCGAAAAATTGCTCGCTTAG